From Osmerus mordax isolate fOsmMor3 chromosome 7, fOsmMor3.pri, whole genome shotgun sequence:
TATCTGATACACGTTGCAACAGAATATTTTTTTAAGTGGCATTCCCTCAAAAACTGGATCAATTATGTCTGCTCTCGATTACGTCTGTTCAAACCGTGTTTTGAATCTTTGGTGTGAATCTTTGGTGTGAATCTCCGGTGTGAATCTCTATGTTTTTTGTGTTAGTgcccctttgtgtgtgtttacttcaaATAGGGCATGGTGTCTTTTAACTGTGAGGTAACAGTCTAGACTGTGTCACTGGCATGCTGTCCTCGGTATCAgatgtagagtagcagtgaatAATACATGCTGGATGTTCATCCTTGACCCAACACCACTGGTGACAGGAGTACATGGTGACCTCTTTATATGATTGACGCTTGCTTATCTTATACACTATTGTAAAAtggattcaggtggctgagcggtgagggaagcgggcttgtaatcagaaggttgccagttcgattcccggccgtgccaaaatgaagttgtgtccttaggcaaggcacttcaccctacttgccttggggggaatgtccctgtacttactgtaagtcactctggataagagcgtctgctaaatgtaaatgtaaaattacAGAAAGATCTAATGaaacagttttctttttttctattcCTACAATCATATATTGTGTGTAGTAGGTCAATCCATCATCtagaaacacccacagagagaTCGTTCAACTGGAATATTCATTTGTGGTTTCACATTTTGTACTCCAGCCTACCGCAATATTCGTCAGATACTTCACGCATAACCTCATTCAGACCTGGGTCAAGTACAGTCATCCATAGCATTCAGGATTTTATTCACATTATTGTAGGTTAGACAAATGTTGCACACCAAAGTATTTCACAGTGTATGCAAGTAGCAATCCACCCAGGTCTAACCCCCTACTGGATGACAAAGAAAGTTAGTTTTTTCTTCTCAACTGAGAGGAAACATAGCTACAGTATAATTCATTCACATTCAGTTGATCAATTAAATCACTAAACAATCCTTAAAATGCCAAAAAGACTTTTAGACACAATATCGCATTCATAAAATCCTAATAAGAGGGTTGAACGCTTCTTAATATTCTTCTCGGTCTGAAAGACAAAACTCTTTCTCCAGTAATTAATAGCTATTGATTGAGATGCTTAGAAATGGAACCATAAACTCCATTACTGTTACGCTATTAAATATCTATATTCTCCCCTGTGTGCAGCTCACAAGAACATCCATCTCCAGTCTGCTGCCTCAATAGAATGACAAGATTATCATAGCATGTATCTAGTCTGTCCCCCAAGGTACGAAATTAGAAGAGtaggtctgcctgtgtgtcgtTGAGCTTTAGTGGAGACTTGTACACTTGTACACATACTGTGGATATGATGTGAGGATAGTAGTAAAGGCTAGTAAAGGCAGTAAATGCTATTGTACTCGAAGGCAGGGGACTGAAACACATGCAGCACAAGAAGACTTGTTTTGTCCTTAAAGTGGGCTTTGCTGATACTTCATAACCTACATGTTTCTCATACAACTCTCCATTCACTCCAAGCAAACAGCAAATAAATATCATGATATGATATACCACAACTGACATTTAGTTTTTAAAGTACACCAAGGCTTGTTACACACAGATTAACTCAACGTGAAGTGTCAAGAGTTCTGTTGGAAATGTGATCTGTTTCCAATGTACTGAGGACTGATTTCCTTAACCTTCTAATGCTCCATACATTAGGGAACTATTGTATGCAGCATGCACTGAGTATAACGTGTCTATGAAAACTGTCACTATAACCCCTCTGGTTCCACAGTTACTGAAGTTTCCGACAAGCGCTTACGTGAGATGTCGAGTACACAGGGAAATCTGGAGCTTGTCAGAGAGCTAGAGCTTTAGAGTTTCCTGTTGCTTTAATTGCTTTAGTTACAAGGCAATGTGATGTAGCatgaataaaataatgaaaaattcagtgatacaaaacaaacaaaaaaataaaaagtcagAAAAGCCCAGTTAAAACATTCATACAGTATGGAGACCTTTCTTTGTATGAAGGTGCAGAAAAGTTGTTTGGAAGAGTTCATGGTTAAACAGTTGAGTTAGACATGATATATTTTCAGGCCATGCTTACCACTGTGCCATCGCACAGATGTAATATGAAGTGAGCTTTGGACCATGAGAACATATTACATATTCTGTCATCTAATGTACATACCCAAGTAAGAAGTGGTAACCAATGCTGACAGATTCCTGTGTTACTGTCGTAACACAGTGTAGACTCACATAAAAAACATGCATCAAATTCTTATTTTCCAGGTTAAGTGTTCCTGTGTAATGCCACCTGGTTATTTTGTTAACAAAAAGTATTTATATGTGTCCTGTTGTGACTTTGATTTTGCCTGGGAATCATTGCAATCTATTCTAATATGTCCTAtagacatttgtatttattcatgCAACATTTGAATCCGACATCCAAAATTATAAGCCTATGTCTGGCACTACTTTGTTTGAGATTGGATGGATGGACTTTAGCAGGCAGTAGTCGGGCATCCAAAAATTAGACCTGCACATATCATGTAAGGGACAACACATTTATATTCAGAGGACATTCATAACCATATGTTTCATTCATTATTCATACAAAAGCAAACGTGGACAGATGGATTTGGGTAGATTTTACAACACTGGGATGATTCTTTTTTTGTGTACAAAATACTGACATCAAACTGTATGAGATACCTTCTTTGAAGTTCTGAATTTCTATAAAGAACACATTGCATTTGACCTTAGCAATGACGTTGTTACTATATctaaatgttgttttgtttttgctcaGTATGTTTTTATAATTATGACATTTGAAAGTTATACATGATGTATTTTAGTCTCACAAATGACCCAACCTTTGTGACATTGCATCAGAAACAAGTTAGTTGTTGGCATTAGCACAAAAGAGTTATTTTCTATGTCATACTGTAGCATGGCATAAAaattgtaaacacacactctaagCAGCTTAGCTCACCCTTTGGAAGCTTGTTCTGGTTCTCCGTCAGCCACACAAAGAGTTTGGCAAAGTGACAGTTGCAGATCCAGGGGTTGCCCTCCAGGCGTAGTAAccgcagggagggcaggcgctCCAGGACCCCCACGTCGAGGCCTGCAAGGCCGTttctctccagctccagctccctcAGTGAGGTCAGGCCCTCGAAGGCATCCGTGCCCACCATGGTCAGGTAGGGGTTATTGCCCAGGCGAAGTTTGATGAGGTTTCGAGACTCCCCAAAGGTTCCTGAGGGGATCTCTGTCAGGTTGTTGCTGCCCAGGTCCAGGAAGACCAGTCTGGAGGAGGTGCTGAGTGTTCCAGGCTCCAGCCTGTTCAGGGAGTTGTTCCTTAGGTCCAGGTAGACCAGGTCACTGTACAGAACCAGGAAGTCAGAGGGGATCCAGGGAATCCAGTTGTCAGAGAGCAAGAGGCGCCGCACGTCCAAGGGAATGGAATCCGGGAGGCGGGTGAGACTTTGGCCGGTGCAGTCCACTGTGTGGTGGTCCGGACACAGGCAGCTGGAAGGGCAGTATTGGCCCCGCGTGAGCAAGGTGGAGGACAGCAAGGCAAGGAAAGGCTGAAGCCAGTTAATGCATGGTAACATTGTCAAGGGGAGGGGAGCTGAAAGGGAGAGTGGGTTTGTTTAGGTAGGGAAGAGGGAAAAGAAGACTGGTAAGCAGGTCCAGAAAGAAGTGAGGATGGGGACGTTGGGTAAGATGAAGGGAAGGGGAAATCaaggaaggggaaggggaaggtaaggatgaaagagaggagtCAATGTCCTAGCGCTggcatctttctttctcttggaGTGTAATCTACAAAAGGCCAGCCATCGAGCGGCGAGAGAGACACGGAACGGCGTTTTCCAGGAGATCATGTAGCATGCAGTCTGGCTAGAATAGCAGcctgctggctttgagagaATAAGGGGAGGAGTAAAACAGAGAGGGAGCGATGCgagtgagaaagagtgtgtgtgtgtctgtggggggggggggggggggggggtagaaagggggagggggggattaaCACAGAGGTAAATAGAGACCAGAGAacaagagacacagggagggagggggacacagTAAGAAGTAGTGTGCGGGGAAGCAGGGGGTGTAGACTTGCAGGGTCAATCCTGTGTGCCTCATTAACCCTGTGTTAGACAGTTAATGAGGGAGGCCGACTGTGTGCGTGACCCAGAAGACTACCCCGCAAGGTTTCCAATGGGAAAACAATACTGACAGCGTGGACAGTTGTCTGTGCGCCTCTCTGTGCTTTTCACGCTGCAGGGTGTCAGAGAAATCCAGTGTCGTTCACCAAATCCCACGTTATATTCCCAGACCACATGTGatatgatgatgtcagaggatcctgggaggaggtgtggtcATATGGGCTGTGATCCTCGGGAATCGTGAgcatctcttccctccctttcccttttcGTTGCATGATTTCATGTTTGGTGGatagggacgtgtgtgtgtgggggggtgtcctATCACTGTtctgttgccatgacaacaggCTCTAAACATCCACCATGAACAAATGTCCTTAAAGTGTCATGTTGAGAAAACCCTCCCTTGACAGCTTACCATGATGAGGTGATTCAATTGTCTTGTGCTATCTTCTTCTGATGAGCAACAGGCTGAATGACTGACATCgaataacacaaacacagtgggGATCTTTGGAGCAGATTCCAATGATTGGTGAAATATCATGTGCACAAGATTGTGTGCATAAAATATGTTATTTGTCTAGATACAGTGCAAATGCATTAAATTATATTTTTAAGTATATTTTTTTGTATGTTGTATTTGTGCCATTTGATAACCGTTGCCAGTTTTGCGAGGTTAGGTAGCTATAATGTCACATTGACGCCTTAGTATTTACGTCAGTATTTATGCAATTTTTGAGTATGCTGAATGAAAGTTTCATTTATTTGAAAAAGATTTATGAAGATGTTTTTCCTAAAACAGAGAATTGGCTATTCTCATGACCCTTTGCTTTTTATAAACACAAGGACTACAAAAAGCTAAAAGTCAACACAGcaatatatacgtatatatatcaatatcatttcttgaaacaaaaatgaaaatattgtttttattaataGGTCGGTGTAGGGATTCCCTGTGGGCACAACTGACTGAGAGGAGGAACCGGCAAATGTTAAATCCCACAGCTGAAGTTTATATGTAAATAAATGATGAATGTCATTTGCTGCCTGGTGTTTTCCACTGTGGGTAAACAGGCAGATGCAGGGTGCAGGGAGGTGGTCGGGTGCTATGGAAAAGCCACTGGGTACAGGAAAGCTGCAAATGGCTCCAAATCACTTTCGAAAATGCCACCTCACTTTTGCAATGGCCTCAGAGTCTCCCAAACATCCAAAACTCTGAGGCCCAACTGTCACTCTCTAAATTGTGCTTCAGCAGGTGTGAGTCTGTCCTGCATTCCCAGCATGCCTGCTGGTGGTGTGCCAGGTTAGGGTGTCATTCAAGCACAGGGACAGGAGGGGTGATGCCACTGTGCAAGGTTACACATACACTCAGTTATCCAACGGGATTTATAGTGGAAGGAAACCTGAGATGAAacgtttgtgtgcttgtgtgtgtgtctctgtttgttgATGTGGGGGTCTTGAGTGAGAGGATATAGGGGGAGgatacaaacacaaatgtttgtATCCTCCAAACAACACACACTTGCCAATGGCAAAACTGGAACAAGGCTAACAGCAATTTGAATCAACCTGCATGTCTGTGGTGTGAGTCTACAGTGTTAATGTTGCAAAAAGGTAAATACTATTTGCACCAGTGAAAAGTACAAAAGGTTAGGCTCATAGTACAATTCACTGCTAAAACAGATGGTAACAGACCAGTCTGTTCCATTTCTTCCCACCATTGTGTTTCATAGATATGGcagctaggacacacacacaccagacatacacacacacaaaaccagacaaacatacacataagAAAGATAAGTGCAGATGGATGCAGACAACATTTAGAAGGAGGGCTGTAAAGGGCGATGTGTCAAATGAGGGTAGCAGGTGGACACGGAAGCCCCCTTACCCAGATTATAAGGCATGAACAACATCTTTCTTCAAAAGTTTACAAAAATGAGAAAAGTCGCTAATCTAATGGAAAAAGATTCTGACAGCTATTGGACATTGCAGGATTTTGATGTCAAGATTTGATAGACAATGAAGACTAACTGTACAACACTACATCTAAAACCCACCCTTTTTTGATAAATGTATCAAGTGTTGAATACTGTATATCTTAGTTTTTCTACTGAATAATGTCACTGCAGTCATGAAGCTTTTAATGACACAGAACTATCAGACAAGGGACATACATGCTACACAAATCTGTATTTGATAAATATGTGGCCATAGCCACAGCCAAGCTTACAATTCTGAAATGTCTTCCGAAAACATTACATTATTCAGGTCACATTTGCAAACAGTGATGGCCATGTACCTTGATGTGGTCTCTATTTCCCCCTTGTGTTCAGTGTCGATAATGACAGTACTTTCATGTTATGTGAAattcaaaaaatattttatcaATTCATTGATGGGCTAAACTTAAGTAGAGGAAGCCACAGTTTCAGCAGTTAGAGAACATCTTCCATAGCTAGGTAAATGGCAACGGTAACATATTTTAACCATAAGTCATAGGCAGCCACAGGAAGGTTATGGAGATGATGACGTCTACAAAGGTAAATATGTTGCAAAATGACAGAGCTTGTACCTTCACACTCCTTGATAGTCAGATTGATAGGAGAAATTATTGATCTAGCCTAGATACTATTGTTTTTGGTTACCTCATTGAAATATAAATGCTTTCTTGTCTGTTAAAGTAACATAAATGTTACTTTAACAAAggtcaacaaaaaaacaataatgcacatatagaaaaacacacatacgcaagCCGCATCAGGAGTCATTCTGACAGAGTTCCACCTCAAAAAGCATCTCTTATACCTACCAGGGCATCACTACTGGCGAAAAGCTCTTTGTAAGAGCCAAAGCAATTCCAAGGTGAGACACAAAGGTAAATGTCCCAGTGATGAAAGGTGTATTTTGACAAAGTTACATGGCTCAGAGACTGAATGTAACCAATCTTTTTGTTTATTTAGGACAGTCCCTACGAGGCCCCAGTTTGTtgtagttttttcttttttgtcttttttttctacaAAATAGACCAATAACAGTATTACAAATAATTAAAATCATTACATCATTCACAGGGATACAGTCATTTGTACATTTATACAGAAACAGAGATAAAGGTTCAAATTGCAATCACAGTGGCAGggactgagaggagaggtgtgaaAGGCCCAATGTGTTTTAGGGACACCTGGAGCGGGATGACAGTGCGAGTGTGGTCAGAATATTGTTTAAAGGTAAACAGATACAGCAATAGTGCAGTTCTAACTTGGGATCACCATATGGAAGGATATAAGTACAGTGCACAGTGTAAGAGTTATTTTATACAttgaaacaaatacaaaaaatgtGCATGAATACTGTACATGGAGAGGGAACAATAATGTTGACTTGAGGTCTGGTGGGGGCATCCATTTTGGTTTACTTTGTTTACTGACAGCCATACAGAGATGACTGACTTCTGAGATGACAGCAGCagcaaaaacaaaaatgtattttcatcACTCAACTTTGAAACGGTATGAACTTCCTTCACACAGCCTCCTTTGCGTTTTAAAAGACTTAGATGCTGTGTTATGTCAGTCTTTGTCAAATGCTTTTGTTTGTCTTACCAAAATATGTTCATGATAAGGAGTGTGTTTCTATTGACACACATATGATGTTCATATTTTACTAAACATTAAGCAAACATGAATGAATTTGCTACAGGTATGCAATGCATTGTCAAAAATTAGGGGGCAATGTGCATCCTTTTGTATGTTCAAGACTGGATTTCACTCTATGCTTTACATTGTAGTTAGTTTGACAAAGATGTCTAGAACAAAATTCATATGACAAAAAATGGTACAACTGGTATTTggaagcactttaaaacaacagCTCTATAGAAGTATTGTATCTTATCATAATTATGAATTAGTCACACGTGGAAGCCAGGAAGTAAGATCGAAACAGAGGCTTGACCTAGATATTGATCATTGAGCTGTCTAGTCAGATCATAATGTACTGTGTCTAGATCATATTGTActactgtgtgtctgggttgGAATGTTTATAAAAGTGTGGCTAAATATGCTGTTGTACAACACTTCAATAACATTGATAGTATGATAGTAATATGAAGTGTAGATATGATTCTAATGGATACCCTTAATTATACCAATAGAAAAATATCAATGACTTGTGGCAAATGGCTAATGGTGAAGTGCTGAGACACATTGGAAGTGTGCAGGCACTGCAGCACTTAAGGATCCCACAGATTTTTGGCTGCTTATAACAACACTTGTTAAAAACTGTTTAAAAAGTTTTCATGCTGATCCCTGAACCtcaaatacagtacagtatggagtATTAATGTGTAAACGTGTCGTGACCTGTGCTGGCACAATAAGGAAGAGGTATGCCTATATATACCATACTGTAGGTATTGTATGTTCCTATACAAAAGTGTttacatgtaaaaaaacaaaaaaacaaaagaagatGTTTTTCTAATGTCATCACTTGCAAAACAATCAGCATAATTGTCTCTGGGATGATTCATTACCATGTGCTTCTTTGCTTTTCTGACAATATCCCCCGTGCATGACTTTTATTAGATTGAGTGGAAATTCACAAATCTATTGTCAAAGGTAAATAGTTGTCATAGCAGTACAGTATAAAAATCCCAAAACATTATCtcaaaatatttaaaaagaaaacaaatatgtATACATGTGGGAATAGTATATCAGTGGAGTCTTCTAAAACCAGGCTCCCTTTAGACTAATTTCCCACTTCTTGTGGTGAGCTGCCATTTTGGCAATTACAATACACCTGGCCTCATACCGAAATGTGGCCATTTTGAACTATAAAGGTGCTTTTTTCATAAAATGACAAAAACTGTTCATACATCCTCAAAACATACAGTAGTAGAGAGAACCATGGGAAATATAAATCAAAATGTTTTGAAGAAGTACACATCTTACTTAATCATTCAAGGtaaacatacaaacaaaaaaaataagaatGCTTTATTTTACAATCCTATCATACAGTACATAGCAACTACTTAGGATCAACTCTAAAATGCCTTTGTGGCAATCACTTTCATGTGTATGTATTTACTTGACACTATGCTGCAATTAGAGAAATAATATCCTTAAATCATGAACTACTTAAATGTTCATGGTACTGTAATTATGGAATAGATGGTATAGATGTGTTATATGTTTCTTTAACTTAAGAGACTATAGAATAAAGCATTTCTAAAAAGTATGGCAAACTAAAAACACATTGCAACTGAGTCAGTCACATCCGCAATGACACAAATTGCATGTAAATGTTAACAGTTTGTTGTTTAAAGAAGCTAACAGCATTCAACTGCTGCAGAGTATTGGTGTGACAAAAACAGAACGTCAAATGCATCTGATATGTACAAGAAAAATGACATGCATGGTTCATTAGATTTACATGTTGTTGTTTCAGAATGTTGAAAGAGTGCTTCGGTTATaaaaagttgttgttttttttagacagagagagagagacagagagagagagagagagagagagagagagagagagagagagagagagagagagagagagaaagagagagagaaatgggaagTGTAGGAAACAGAACTATTCATTACACCTTTTTCGCAGTGTAATCGGGATGTTATTCACAGGGTCAGTCAGTTCTCCTGGGCCAGGCTGGATGGTCCGAAGATGAGCCATTTGAGGAGCTTCTGTTTTTCCAGCTCATATCCCTTGTTACAGACCATGTCACAGCGTGCAAGACCATGGAACTACACAGTTCTTTCACTTGTTCATATTGCCTACCCACAAATCGTTCGCTCCATTTGAGAATACTGGTCAGGTCTGCTGAATAATATCATAGCTGGATGGTAGAGAATGATGTGGAGGTCCCACTAGGCAGGATCCCAACACTTTTCATTAAAGGCCCTTTTAAAGGGCAGGTTCTCTGCTTCATTTCCACCTTGGAGTCAACATAAATAATATACAACATACATAAACGAAGTCATACTAGTTAATAAAGACTGCATCTTCAGAAAAaatacacagagagactgaagtcAGACTTGACACGGTTGTAGAC
This genomic window contains:
- the lrrc38a gene encoding leucine-rich repeat-containing protein 38; the encoded protein is MLPCINWLQPFLALLSSTLLTRGQYCPSSCLCPDHHTVDCTGQSLTRLPDSIPLDVRRLLLSDNWIPWIPSDFLVLYSDLVYLDLRNNSLNRLEPGTLSTSSRLVFLDLGSNNLTEIPSGTFGESRNLIKLRLGNNPYLTMVGTDAFEGLTSLRELELERNGLAGLDVGVLERLPSLRLLRLEGNPWICNCHFAKLFVWLTENQNKLPKGMDGMECSLPLDGQRVSLSLLSEESFRECRGILTLTDYLIVIFSGISVSVAAIMASFFLASTVHCFQRLSKGGKADEEEGND